A portion of the Pseudomonadota bacterium genome contains these proteins:
- a CDS encoding type II secretion system F family protein produces MQTWKLFSRDALGPRVTEMRARDRERMFFLLYQMLKCGQTTESAVRAVAKSFRSEGKEDISAALHAIAQKVAQGKPMSKSMEMEHVMFDDVHRAAVMAGEASNYMTESFHILQVLEDKKIAASRAGMAELLTPLLMLSFSLFSIFNTGLNTLPVLTQLKIAQGKQLGTAPRMVMDITGWCADHWHILMAIGITFGVCAYAAIKSTQGRFWLDYYTLRVPLMGKFIRYKTYANMLLYFPHLVESGVKPKQMIPIMEAMSTNIVLRRKIDAFNQVITTGGKMSDAMEKAGFPGLIVTPIRVSENYAGNDSGTNDVMIEGMNHAYSILERDLSDTHKRFISTFSVILWLMGGSVMLLEMMSIVLAQS; encoded by the coding sequence GTGCAGACTTGGAAACTATTCAGTCGTGATGCTTTAGGCCCCCGGGTAACAGAAATGCGCGCACGAGATCGTGAACGCATGTTCTTCCTTTTGTATCAAATGCTTAAGTGTGGTCAAACCACTGAATCTGCCGTACGTGCTGTTGCTAAATCTTTCCGCAGTGAAGGTAAAGAAGATATTTCTGCCGCTCTACACGCCATTGCCCAAAAAGTTGCTCAAGGTAAACCTATGAGTAAGTCCATGGAAATGGAACATGTGATGTTTGATGATGTTCACCGCGCCGCCGTTATGGCTGGTGAAGCCTCAAACTACATGACAGAATCATTCCACATTCTACAAGTTCTAGAAGATAAAAAAATCGCGGCATCTCGTGCAGGTATGGCTGAGCTTCTCACACCTCTCCTCATGCTATCGTTCAGTTTATTTTCTATTTTCAACACAGGTTTAAATACACTTCCTGTCCTAACTCAGCTGAAGATTGCCCAAGGTAAGCAACTTGGTACAGCACCACGCATGGTTATGGACATTACTGGATGGTGTGCAGACCACTGGCACATTCTTATGGCCATCGGAATTACGTTTGGCGTATGCGCATATGCTGCAATCAAATCAACGCAAGGGCGTTTTTGGTTAGATTACTACACGCTTCGCGTTCCTTTGATGGGTAAGTTTATTCGTTATAAAACATATGCAAACATGCTGCTTTACTTCCCACACCTTGTGGAAAGTGGTGTAAAGCCAAAGCAGATGATCCCTATTATGGAGGCCATGTCGACAAACATTGTACTGCGCCGTAAAATCGATGCCTTTAACCAGGTCATTACCACAGGTGGTAAAATGTCAGATGCCATGGAAAAAGCAGGGTTCCCAGGCCTTATTGTTACACCAATCCGCGTATCAGAAAACTATGCAGGTAATGATTCAGGTACCAACGATGTCATGATTGAAGGTATGAACCACGCATACTCCATTCTAGAACGAGATCTATCTGATACACACAAGCGATTTATTAGTACATTCTCTGTTATTTTGTGGCTAATGGGTGGTAGCGTCATGCTACTTGAGATGATGTCAATTGTACTTGCACAGTCGTAG